A portion of the Candidatus Paceibacterota bacterium genome contains these proteins:
- a CDS encoding sugar phosphate isomerase/epimerase, producing MNNAICLNSNTYHGFTLEEAVEGAHRAGIKLIELAAVNGWTEHVRNDYSDAEVARVLDLLKLNDIRAIGMCGHTNIQTKDGQETFRKNLQLAKRLGVQYVTLSTGETHGDDSVVGDDTELVGILRELGEFAQNLGLDLAVETHGNNYATGQGVIALLKKVDLPNVRLNYDTGNVVFYGATEPYDDLEASTDSIIGIHLKEKSGAQNEWNFPAIGRGDLDFHRILNILKKKGCTTALSIEIEFTPSGPNGVEDVHESLAYSVDTIKRLSA from the coding sequence ATGAATAATGCAATTTGTCTAAACAGCAACACCTACCATGGGTTCACGTTGGAAGAGGCCGTCGAAGGTGCTCATCGCGCCGGCATTAAACTTATTGAATTAGCTGCGGTGAATGGTTGGACCGAACATGTGCGAAACGACTATTCAGATGCAGAGGTCGCGCGAGTACTAGATTTGCTAAAATTAAATGACATCAGAGCAATTGGAATGTGTGGTCATACGAATATTCAGACTAAGGATGGACAAGAGACCTTTAGGAAGAATCTTCAATTGGCAAAACGCCTTGGAGTTCAGTATGTAACTTTAAGCACCGGTGAGACTCATGGTGATGATTCAGTTGTCGGCGATGATACTGAACTCGTTGGTATCCTTCGGGAGCTCGGCGAATTTGCGCAAAACCTCGGACTCGACCTGGCAGTTGAAACTCACGGTAACAATTATGCAACGGGTCAAGGAGTTATTGCACTTCTTAAGAAAGTAGATTTACCAAATGTTCGCTTGAATTACGATACGGGTAATGTAGTTTTCTACGGAGCCACTGAGCCCTATGATGACTTAGAGGCGTCAACTGATTCGATCATAGGCATACACCTAAAAGAAAAATCCGGTGCGCAAAATGAGTGGAACTTCCCTGCGATCGGACGTGGTGACCTCGATTTCCACAGGATCCTAAATATTCTAAAGAAGAAGGGATGCACAACAGCCCTTAGCATTGAAATCGAATTCACGCCTTCTGGACCCAATGGGGTTGAAGACGTCCACGAGTCATTGGCTTACTCGGTAGATACCATTAAACGACTGTCTGCGTGA
- a CDS encoding type II toxin-antitoxin system Phd/YefM family antitoxin, giving the protein MSDLSISNVRADLAKAVSRAKRNPVTISRHGKPVAVLISPSLFEKFVESIEELEDIAAFDDAISDKDPTIPWEQVKKDLGLL; this is encoded by the coding sequence ATGTCAGATTTGTCCATCTCGAATGTTCGCGCGGATCTTGCCAAAGCCGTTTCTCGCGCCAAAAGAAATCCAGTGACTATCTCAAGGCATGGCAAGCCTGTTGCTGTACTGATTAGCCCATCACTGTTCGAGAAATTTGTTGAGTCAATCGAAGAACTGGAAGACATTGCCGCATTTGATGACGCGATATCCGACAAAGATCCAACAATTCCATGGGAGCAGGTTAAGAAAGACCTAGGTCTTCTTTGA
- a CDS encoding type II toxin-antitoxin system RelE/ParE family toxin, translating to MTNYSIEVKRKAQKYLSTIPKKDKLRIVGAIELLRENPLPPKSLKLKGRDGYRIRIGEYRIIYSFNSKRLTILVIKIGHRRDIYQMDVNE from the coding sequence TTGACCAATTATTCGATCGAGGTAAAAAGGAAAGCTCAAAAATACCTCAGCACAATTCCGAAGAAGGACAAGCTCCGAATCGTTGGGGCAATAGAGTTACTCCGAGAGAATCCACTCCCACCAAAGTCCTTGAAACTCAAAGGCCGCGACGGTTATCGAATTCGAATTGGTGAATATCGCATTATTTACTCTTTCAACAGTAAACGCTTAACCATCCTCGTTATTAAAATCGGTCACCGTAGAGATATCTACCAAATGGATGTCAATGAATAA